The following DNA comes from Kineococcus rhizosphaerae.
ATCCGAAGCTCCCCGTCCACGACCTTGAAGATGCCGAGCATATACATCGCTCCGGCGTCCGGCCGGGGATGGTCCGGGATCGGGTGGAAGTCGACGACGACCAGGCTGGCGGCGACGCCCAGTTCGGTGTCCAGCACGGGGAAGCGCCGGTCTCGCGCCAGCGGCCGCGCGGCCCGGGTGTCGTTCAGCGCGGAGGCGGGCGTGTGCACCTTCGCGTCCGGGGACAGCAGCGTGCGCAGCGTGTTGGTCGTCTTGGCCCCGTTGTCGTACTTGTCGCAGCGGTGGTTGAACCGCGGGATGGTGCCGTCGCTCTGCTGCAGACCTTCCCAGTAGCGGTTCGCCGCGTCCTGCAGTCCGTCCCGACCGACCCGGCGGTGTTCGGGCACCACGGCCGAGTAGATGACGTCGGGCTTCAGCAGCTGCTCGACGTCGGCGAAGTGGCCCTTCCCGTCGGTGCTGACGATGGCCTCGGCCTCGGCGACGGCCCCGTCCCGCACGAGCACCCGCTGCGCGAACGGCCGGGGTTCGTCGTCCACGTACGCGACGCCCAGGCAGACCGCCTGGCCGGTCTCGGGGTCCGCAAAACCCTGGATGCCCTCGAAGCGGGTCGACCGCCCCCAGAGCCCCCGGCCGATCTCGGTGACGTCACCGTTCTCGGTGGACCGGAACGTCGGGTCGAGCCGCACGGCACCCGGCGTCCCCGCGGCGACCGCCGCCAAGTACTCGTCGAGGACCGCGAGCAGTTCGTCCCGGCCCGTCACGCGATCCCGACCGGGGGGTGACCGAAGTGCGTGCGCCCGTAGTTGACGGCCGCGCTGTCGGACTGGTGGGCGAGGTGGCCGCGCAGGACGCCCACGTTGCGCCAGTACCGGCCGATCATCGAGTCCTTCCTGGACGCGGACGAACCGGCCGTCCGGAAGACGATGTCGACCGCCTCGTGGGCGAGGTGGATGCTCTGCAGCAGGACGAGGACCATGCGGCGCACGTCGTCGTCCGGGCAGGGCTCGCCCGTCTCCTGCGTCCGCTGCGCGGCCGCCGTGAAGTCGACCGCGGTCTGCAGCAGGGCCGCTCTCGCGGTGTCGACGAGGGCCCGGCACCGGCCGAAGTTCAGCTGGTACTCGGCCAGGTCCGCCCGGGCCCCGCCGGCCGGACCGGAGGCCTTGCGCGAGTGGAAGGTCTCCTCGTACAGGTCGAGGGCACCCTCGGCGGCGCCGACGATCACGGCCGCGGACTCCATGACGATGAAGGGACGCGCGGGACCGTGGAACAGCGTGCTCCGGGCGTAGACCTCCGACGGGACCTCCAGCCCGATCGGCGGGTACGGCTTGGTCAGGTGCTCGGGCACGAAGACGTCGGCGAGGACGACGCGGTTGGACCCCGTGCCCTGCATGCCGATGACGTCCCAGTTCTGGACGACCTCGAAGTCCTCCCGGCCGAAGACGCCCATGCGCGTCGCCGGCTCCCCGGACCGCGGGTCCTCGAGCACGAACGTCAGCAGGACGTGGGTCGCGAACGTGGACCCGGAGGCGTAGTCCCACGCCCCGCTCACCAGGTACCCGCCGTCGACCCGTCGTCCCTTCCCCTGCGGCGCCGCGACTTCCGGCGCCCGGAAGTCGCCGGACCGCCCGTACGCCGCCCGTTGCCCCTCGAGCGGGAAGGTCGCCAGCTGGTACACGTGCCCGGACACGATGGACAGCACCCACGCGGTCTCGGGGCACCCCCGGGCGACCGAGGTCATGACCCGGGCGAACGTCGGGAGGTCGAACTCGTACCCGCCGAACGCCCGGGGCTGCACGGCCCGGTAGAAACCCGCGTCGACGAGCAGCTGGTTGGTGTCCGCGGAGACGTTGCCCGACGCCTCCGTCTCGGCCTGGCGCTCGCGCAGGACCGGACGGAGCGCGTCCGCCCGGCGGACGAGCTCCTCGGGGGTCAGTGCGGGTTCCGGCGGCGTGAGCGGAGCACTGGACGCCACGGCGTCGGGTGAGAGCGTCGAACTGATCACGGTGTGCCTCTTCTCCTGGTCAGGACCGCGTCGTGAGCGCGTCGACGGCGCGCTGGGCGGCCGCGGTCTCGGCTCGCCGGGCCTCTTCGAGCATGAGACGACCGGGGTCGATCTCCTGCGGCGGCGGGAAGGACGCGATGACCGACGCGAAGTGTTCCTCGAGCTCCCCGCGGAACTCGGAGTGGGTGAGGATGTTCGCCTGGTTGTCGAGGATCCCGCGGACGACGATCTCGCCCAGCTCCCGGGGGTGCATCCCCGAGTTCGGCGGCGGCGCCACCGGGCCACCCTCCGGCCTCGAGGTCGGGACCTCGCTGCGGAACTGCGCCTGCCGGTTCTGCTCGGACTGCAGCATGCGGCTCTGCGTGAGTCCGGGGAAGACGACCGAGACGCCGATCCCCCGGGGGGCCAGCGTGAGGCGCAGGGACTCGCTCAGGCCCCGGACGGCGTACTTCGACGCCGCGTAGATGTAGTTGTTCGCCGTGGGCAGGATGCCGGCCATCGACGCGGTGTTGACGATGTGCCCCTCGCCCTGCGCGAGCAGCGTCGGCAGGAAGGACATGATCCCGTTGACCGTGCCGCCCAGGTTGACCGACAGCACCCAGTCCCAGTCCGCGTACGTCACCTCGTCCACCGACGGGTTCGCCCCGACGCCCGCGTTGTTCACGACGATGTCGCAGCGCCCGAACACCTCGAGCGTTCGCTGAGCCGCGGCCGCCATGCCGTCGCGGTCGATCACGTCGACCGCGACGGTGGCCACCGTCGTCGTACCCTCGAACCGCGCTGCCGCCTCGTCGAGGTGGTCCTGTCGCAGGTCCGCGATCATCACGGACACCCCGCGATCGACCAGCGCCTCCACGATGCCCAGACCGATACCGCTGGCACCCCCGGTGACGAACGCCACCTTGCCCGTCAGATCGCGCACAGCCGCGACTCCTTCCACACCTCGTCGTGTCCAGCCCGACTCGTCGTCGGCGTGCCCAGCTTCCCCGAACGGTCAGACGGCCTGCAGGCGACGGCTCTCACCGTCGAGCGTGCTCTCGCTCGGCCAGCTCTTGATCTCGGGCAGGCACTTCTCGGCGAACAGGCGCATGTTGCGCCGGGCCTCGTCGCGGGGCATCCCACCGAAGTGGAAGTGCGGGAAGAAGCCCTGCAGCGCGAGGTCGTCGTTGATGCGCTCGAGCTGCTCGAGCACCTCGGCCGGAGTGCCGGCGGGCATCACCGATGCCGTGGTCTCGGCCATCTCCTCGATCTTCTCGGGCGAGATGCGCATGTTCTTGTAGAACTCGTTGCCCTTGGTGGTGCCGAAGCCCTCCTCGGCCATGCCGTAGTTGCGCACCGCGGCCCGGAAGTTCACGCGGTGGTACTCGATGGACTTCTCCTTGGCGCGGTCGCTGCTCTCGTCGACGAAGATCGTGCCGGACAGCAGCGGGGCCGGAGCCGGACGCGTCGGGTGGTTCTCGGCCCAGACCCGGTTGTAGGTCTCGGTGTCGACGCCGAGGTTGGCGCGCGGCTCGGGGTTGACGATGGCGATGCCGATGCCCAACTCCGCGACGGTCTGCACCGACTGCGGGGAACCCGCCGAACCGAAGATGCGGCCCTCGAAGGTCTTGAAGGGGCGCGGACGCAGCTCGCGGCGCGGCTGCTTCGTGATCTCGCCGCCCTCGATGACGCCGGTCTCCAGCGCCGCGATGATGAGCTCCGCGTGCTCGCGGTACAGCTCGCGCGTCTGGTTGATGTCGACGCGCAGGCCCTCGTACTCGAACCCGCCGAGGCCGCGGCCGAAGCCGAGCAGCAGGCGGCCGTCGGTGACGTTGTCCAGCCAGAGCGCCTGCTCGGCGACGCGGACCGGGTCGTTCCAGGGCAGGACGATGACCTGGGTGCCGAGCTTCACGTGCTTGGTACGGCCGGCCAGGTAGGCGAGCTCCTGCAGCGGTGAGGGCGAGATCGAGTAGTTCGAGAAGTGGTGCTCGGTGACCCAGATCGACTCGAAGCCCAGGTCCTCGGCCTCGATCGCCATCTCGAGGTCGTCCTTGATGAACGTCCGGTCGTCGATCTCGTCGCCGCTCTGGTGCTGGAAGCCGGTCGCGATGCCAACGTGCATGACTCACTCCTCTAGATCGTCAATGACCCGCGCGCGCCATCCGACCGCGCATCCTGAGAGTAGTCCGTCACATCGTGACAATCAATGCTTTTTTTCGGCGAGTTGCTGACCAGCCGCAGCCTCCCGGTACACCTCGCCCTGCGGGCCGAGCGGCGGCAGCGCGACATCGGAGATGGTCCGCGACAGCTCGTCGAGCCACGGCGCGAAGATCTCGTCGATCCGTGCGGACGTGAACGAGGGAGGCAGGGAGTACATCGGACCGTCCGCGACCGCCCGGTCGATGCGGTCCGCCAGAGCATCGTCGGGCTCGTCGTCCCCCGCCAGCACGACGGACACGAGGACCCCGCCGCCCAGCAGCTCGGCCCTGAGTCCTTCTGCGAGCCCGAGCACCGTCCGGCCGCTCACCGAGTCGGCGCACCGACCGGGATCCGCGGACAGCGCGCTGACCGGAAGCACGATCGCGACACGGCCTCCTTCCGGCCGCTCCACCAGCTGCGGGACCAGTCCACGAAGAGTGGTGAAGCACCGTTGCACCCGCTCGTGCACCTGCTCGACCCAGTCGACCGCCGCGATGCCACCCTCGGCGAACGAGTCGAGCGCGACCACCACGCTCGATGCGTCCTGCCGTGCGGCGCTCAGGCGCGCCGGGTCGTCCGCTTCCCCGTCGATCGCGATCACGTCGAGCACCTCTGCCGCATGACCGAGGTCGCGCAGCAGCCGAGGGACTGCCGTCGGCCCGTCCGGCTCCGCCACCAGGATCCGCTGCCGCTCCCGGAGCGACATGCGGTGCGTGCTGGGGGCCGCGGCTCGCCTCAGCGCGTCCCGCCGCAGCTCGAGGACGGATCGGATCCCGCCGTCGGTGAAGACGTGGGACGCGGACCGGTCGAGTGCGGCGAGGACGCGCCTGCCGACGTCGGCGGGATCGGCAGCCCGGGCGAGCACGCGGCGGGCCGCCTCCTGCTGCTGGTGCAGCTCCTCGTCGTTCCCGCGGACGCCGCTGTCGGCGAAGGCCGGCGGCCGCATCGTCTCGTGATCGTGGATGTTCGTGTTCACCCCGGCGGGGTAGAGCGTGGTGACACCGATGCCGTCCGGCGCGAGCTCTGCGCGCAGGCAGTCCATGAGCGCGACCACGCCGAACTTCGATGCCGAGTAGACGCCACCGTCGGGGGCCACCACGAGACCACCGGCCGAGGAGGT
Coding sequences within:
- a CDS encoding acyl-CoA dehydrogenase family protein, with amino-acid sequence MSSTLSPDAVASSAPLTPPEPALTPEELVRRADALRPVLRERQAETEASGNVSADTNQLLVDAGFYRAVQPRAFGGYEFDLPTFARVMTSVARGCPETAWVLSIVSGHVYQLATFPLEGQRAAYGRSGDFRAPEVAAPQGKGRRVDGGYLVSGAWDYASGSTFATHVLLTFVLEDPRSGEPATRMGVFGREDFEVVQNWDVIGMQGTGSNRVVLADVFVPEHLTKPYPPIGLEVPSEVYARSTLFHGPARPFIVMESAAVIVGAAEGALDLYEETFHSRKASGPAGGARADLAEYQLNFGRCRALVDTARAALLQTAVDFTAAAQRTQETGEPCPDDDVRRMVLVLLQSIHLAHEAVDIVFRTAGSSASRKDSMIGRYWRNVGVLRGHLAHQSDSAAVNYGRTHFGHPPVGIA
- a CDS encoding LLM class flavin-dependent oxidoreductase, translated to MHVGIATGFQHQSGDEIDDRTFIKDDLEMAIEAEDLGFESIWVTEHHFSNYSISPSPLQELAYLAGRTKHVKLGTQVIVLPWNDPVRVAEQALWLDNVTDGRLLLGFGRGLGGFEYEGLRVDINQTRELYREHAELIIAALETGVIEGGEITKQPRRELRPRPFKTFEGRIFGSAGSPQSVQTVAELGIGIAIVNPEPRANLGVDTETYNRVWAENHPTRPAPAPLLSGTIFVDESSDRAKEKSIEYHRVNFRAAVRNYGMAEEGFGTTKGNEFYKNMRISPEKIEEMAETTASVMPAGTPAEVLEQLERINDDLALQGFFPHFHFGGMPRDEARRNMRLFAEKCLPEIKSWPSESTLDGESRRLQAV
- a CDS encoding SDR family NAD(P)-dependent oxidoreductase — translated: MSQDWLTPHRGAPRPVRPVSPGDTAVVTGGASGIGLGIAEALLDRGLNVVIADVRGDHLEHAGDRLRHHGARLQAQRLDVSDPEQWRRVAQVVVERFGGIDLLCLNAGIGVLGTILRSSRADWHWLLGVNLAGVTNGVEAVLPAMRARGSGGRILATSSAGGLVVAPDGGVYSASKFGVVALMDCLRAELAPDGIGVTTLYPAGVNTNIHDHETMRPPAFADSGVRGNDEELHQQQEAARRVLARAADPADVGRRVLAALDRSASHVFTDGGIRSVLELRRDALRRAAAPSTHRMSLRERQRILVAEPDGPTAVPRLLRDLGHAAEVLDVIAIDGEADDPARLSAARQDASSVVVALDSFAEGGIAAVDWVEQVHERVQRCFTTLRGLVPQLVERPEGGRVAIVLPVSALSADPGRCADSVSGRTVLGLAEGLRAELLGGGVLVSVVLAGDDEPDDALADRIDRAVADGPMYSLPPSFTSARIDEIFAPWLDELSRTISDVALPPLGPQGEVYREAAAGQQLAEKKH
- a CDS encoding SDR family oxidoreductase; its protein translation is MRDLTGKVAFVTGGASGIGLGIVEALVDRGVSVMIADLRQDHLDEAAARFEGTTTVATVAVDVIDRDGMAAAAQRTLEVFGRCDIVVNNAGVGANPSVDEVTYADWDWVLSVNLGGTVNGIMSFLPTLLAQGEGHIVNTASMAGILPTANNYIYAASKYAVRGLSESLRLTLAPRGIGVSVVFPGLTQSRMLQSEQNRQAQFRSEVPTSRPEGGPVAPPPNSGMHPRELGEIVVRGILDNQANILTHSEFRGELEEHFASVIASFPPPQEIDPGRLMLEEARRAETAAAQRAVDALTTRS